In the Nodosilinea sp. PGN35 genome, one interval contains:
- a CDS encoding PhoH family protein, which produces MKKVFVLDTNVLLHDPMAMFRFEDNDVVLPITIIEELDRFKKGTADNGRNARYVSRTLDELRQQGSLVQGIPLEKGGILKVALCHRDTLRQLPAELEGDQGDNAILAVALEYRHHHDMPVVLVSKDTNLRIKADAVGLVAEDYETDKIDYDDLYTGTLEVMTTAEAIGQLFGDGHLKLDSPLYPNQCVTLVDETNPTHTALALVQGTSGKLVPLAKLPHAGVSRVQPRNREQRFAFELLLQDSISMVTLVGKAGTGKTLLAIAAGVQKVADERLYSRLLIARPIVPLGRDIGYLPGDMREKLNPWMQPLYDNFDLIFGTQDMRGRPEHWRRGHEEMIDQGLLQIEPLTYIRGRSIPKQFLVVDEAQNLTPHEVKTILTRAGEGTKVILTGDPEQIDNPYVDASSNGLTYVVERFKQEGLAGHISLCKGERSNLAERAARLL; this is translated from the coding sequence ATGAAAAAAGTTTTCGTCCTCGACACCAACGTATTGCTGCACGATCCGATGGCAATGTTTAGGTTTGAGGACAATGACGTGGTGTTGCCCATCACCATCATTGAAGAGCTAGACCGCTTCAAAAAAGGCACCGCCGACAATGGCCGCAACGCCCGCTACGTGTCGCGCACCCTGGACGAGCTGCGCCAGCAGGGGTCGTTGGTGCAGGGCATTCCCCTCGAAAAGGGCGGCATTCTCAAGGTGGCCCTGTGCCACCGCGATACCCTGCGCCAGCTGCCCGCCGAGCTGGAGGGCGACCAGGGCGACAATGCCATTCTGGCCGTAGCTCTGGAGTACAGGCACCACCACGACATGCCCGTGGTGCTGGTCAGCAAAGACACCAACCTGCGAATTAAAGCTGACGCCGTGGGGCTGGTGGCCGAAGACTACGAAACCGACAAAATTGACTACGACGATCTCTACACCGGCACCCTGGAGGTAATGACCACCGCCGAGGCGATTGGCCAGCTGTTTGGCGACGGCCACCTCAAGCTCGACAGTCCCCTTTATCCCAACCAGTGTGTCACCCTGGTCGATGAAACTAACCCGACCCATACCGCCCTGGCCCTGGTGCAGGGCACCAGCGGTAAGCTGGTGCCCCTGGCCAAGCTGCCCCACGCCGGGGTGTCGCGGGTGCAGCCCCGCAACCGCGAGCAGCGCTTTGCCTTTGAGCTGCTGCTGCAAGACTCGATTTCGATGGTGACCCTGGTGGGCAAGGCGGGTACCGGCAAGACCCTGCTGGCGATCGCCGCCGGGGTGCAGAAAGTGGCCGACGAGCGCCTCTACTCGCGCCTGCTGATCGCCCGCCCCATCGTGCCCCTGGGCCGCGACATTGGCTACCTGCCCGGCGACATGCGCGAAAAGCTCAACCCCTGGATGCAGCCCCTGTACGACAACTTTGACCTGATCTTTGGCACCCAGGACATGCGCGGGCGGCCCGAACACTGGCGGCGCGGCCACGAAGAGATGATCGACCAGGGGCTCTTGCAGATTGAGCCTTTGACCTACATTCGGGGGCGATCGATTCCCAAACAGTTTTTGGTGGTAGACGAGGCCCAAAACCTCACCCCCCATGAGGTCAAAACCATTCTCACCCGCGCTGGGGAGGGCACCAAAGTCATTCTGACCGGCGACCCGGAGCAGATTGACAACCCCTACGTCGATGCCTCAAGCAACGGCCTCACCTACGTGGTCGAGCGGTTTAAGCAGGAAGGATTAGCTGGGCACATCAGCCTCTGTAAAGGGGAGCGATCGAACCTGGCCGAGCGGGCGGCCAGACTTCTATAG
- a CDS encoding host attachment protein, with protein MTRFLVAVVDGAKAKFLTLEPVAVPEVESGPDLIERCQLLNPAAEMPEPDSGNTKASRHRGSGSRGHSYDDRRGNYLVEFERRFAQAIGAQMEALISAYDLNTLVLVAEPQILGTLRHCLAGVSDRLQVQELAKDLCKMKPQQLQDYLAQKGVLPTRQVAWATVRSRYGNS; from the coding sequence ATGACTCGCTTCCTGGTGGCCGTAGTGGATGGTGCCAAAGCTAAGTTTTTGACCCTGGAGCCCGTGGCGGTGCCCGAGGTAGAATCTGGCCCCGATTTGATCGAACGCTGCCAACTGCTGAATCCGGCGGCAGAAATGCCCGAGCCAGACTCGGGAAATACTAAGGCCAGCCGCCACCGGGGCAGCGGCAGCCGGGGGCACAGCTACGACGATCGCCGGGGCAACTACCTCGTCGAGTTTGAGCGCCGTTTTGCCCAGGCCATTGGGGCGCAGATGGAAGCGTTGATCAGTGCCTACGATCTCAATACGCTGGTGCTGGTAGCCGAACCGCAGATTTTGGGCACCCTGCGCCACTGTTTGGCGGGGGTGAGCGATCGCTTGCAGGTGCAAGAACTGGCCAAAGACCTCTGCAAAATGAAGCCCCAGCAGCTGCAAGACTACCTGGCCCAAAAGGGCGTGCTGCCAACCCGCCAGGTGGCGTGGGCGACGGTGCGATCGCGCTACGGCAACAGCTAA
- a CDS encoding EAL domain-containing protein, which produces MEPAPPDSDSTGLMADIAIAPDCNIRLFTAGETIFTEGSSADKAYIIESGYVEIFVGVGDDSLQLNVLGAGDIFGEMGIIDASPRSASARALSPCRCLVVSAAQVAERIESSSPMVRLFISMSLHRNRAYNAYLKALATPQTGVPSPAVTEKAYARSQQYQQILDDIKLESDLQNAVRNDDLSLVYQPLLDLTTGTVVGFESLLRWQCPQRGAVMPQRFIALAEETSLILPMGDWLLEHSCADLRRFQTHLESRGQSSASFFISINISVRQFQQPDFFERLMACTQRHGVDAQQIKLEVTERIFLNEVEAIDSIGKCRAAGFEVSLDDFGTGYSSLNYLERCEIDCLKIDQSFIQKLCSSDRAKILVGSIIDIARQLGLPTVAEGIETPAQMETLKSMGCAIGQGFLFSPPLPLAEALALLDR; this is translated from the coding sequence CCCCCCCCGACAGCGACAGTACTGGCCTGATGGCTGACATTGCGATCGCCCCTGACTGCAACATTCGCCTATTTACGGCTGGGGAAACCATTTTTACCGAAGGCAGCTCCGCCGATAAAGCCTACATTATCGAGTCGGGCTACGTTGAAATTTTTGTGGGCGTAGGGGACGATTCACTTCAGCTCAATGTGCTGGGGGCGGGGGATATTTTTGGGGAAATGGGTATTATCGATGCCTCGCCCCGGTCGGCTTCGGCCAGAGCCCTGAGCCCCTGCCGCTGCCTGGTGGTGTCGGCGGCTCAGGTGGCCGAGCGCATCGAGTCGTCGTCGCCCATGGTGCGGCTGTTTATTTCGATGTCGCTGCACCGCAACCGGGCCTACAATGCCTACCTCAAAGCCCTGGCAACGCCGCAAACTGGCGTACCCAGCCCCGCTGTCACCGAAAAAGCCTACGCCAGAAGTCAGCAGTATCAGCAAATTTTAGACGACATCAAGCTGGAGTCTGACCTACAAAATGCCGTCCGCAACGATGATTTGTCGCTGGTGTACCAACCCCTTTTAGACCTCACTACCGGCACCGTTGTGGGGTTTGAGTCGCTGCTGCGGTGGCAGTGTCCCCAGCGTGGTGCCGTTATGCCCCAGCGCTTTATTGCCCTGGCGGAAGAAACGTCGCTGATTCTACCCATGGGCGACTGGCTTTTAGAGCATTCCTGTGCTGATTTACGCCGCTTTCAAACCCATTTGGAGAGCCGGGGCCAGAGCAGCGCCAGTTTTTTCATCAGCATCAATATTTCGGTGCGCCAGTTTCAGCAGCCCGACTTTTTTGAGCGGCTGATGGCCTGCACCCAGCGCCACGGCGTTGACGCCCAGCAAATTAAGCTGGAGGTCACGGAGCGCATATTTTTAAACGAAGTTGAGGCAATCGATTCTATCGGCAAGTGCCGTGCCGCCGGGTTTGAGGTCTCCCTCGATGACTTTGGCACGGGCTACTCTAGCCTGAATTACCTCGAGCGCTGCGAGATCGACTGTCTAAAAATCGACCAGTCGTTTATTCAAAAACTGTGCAGCAGCGATCGCGCCAAAATTTTGGTCGGCTCAATTATTGACATCGCCCGCCAGCTGGGTCTGCCCACCGTGGCCGAGGGCATTGAAACCCCCGCCCAGATGGAGACTCTAAAGTCGATGGGCTGCGCTATTGGCCAGGGCTTTTTATTTAGCCCTCCCCTGCCGCTGGCTGAGGCCCTGGCGCTGCTGGATCGCTGA